A stretch of Electrophorus electricus isolate fEleEle1 chromosome 3, fEleEle1.pri, whole genome shotgun sequence DNA encodes these proteins:
- the snap25a gene encoding synaptosomal-associated protein 25-A has translation MADDADMRNELSDMQQRADQLADESLESTRRMLQLVEESKDAGIRTLVMLDEQGEQLERIEEGMDQINKDMKDAEKNLNDLGKFCGLCSCPCNKMKSGGSKAWGNNQDGVVNSQPARVVDEREQMAISGGFIRRVTDDARENEMDENLEQVGGIIGNLRHMALDMGNEIDTQNRQIDRIMDKAESNKTRIDEANQRATKMLGSG, from the exons ATGGCAGATGACGCCGACATGCGCAATGAGCTATCGGACATGCAGCAGCGTGCCGACCAGCTGGCCGACGAG tCGCTGGAGAGCACACGCCGCATGTTGCagctggtggaggag AGTAAAGATGCTGGTATCAGGACTTTGGTTATGCTGGATGAGCAGGGAG AACAACTGGAGCGCATCGAAGAGGGGATGGACCAAATCAATAAGGACATGAAGGATGCAGAAAAGAATTTGAACGATCTAGGAAAATTCTGTGGTCTTTGCTCCTGTCCATGTAACAA AATGAAGAGCGGGGGCAGCAAAGCATGGGGGAACAACCAGGATGGCGTGGTGAACAGCCAGCCTGCCCGCGTGGTGGACGAACGGGAACAAATGGCCATCAGCGGGGGCTTCATCCGCAG GGTAACAGACGATGCCAGGGAAAATGAGATGGACGAGAACTTGGAGCAAGTGGGAGGAATCATTGGGAACCTGCGCCACATGGCCCTCGATATGGGCAACGAGATCGACACCCAGAACCGCCAGATTGACAGGATCATGGACAAG GCTGAGTCCAACAAGACCAGGATTGACGAAGCCAACCAGAGGGCCACAAAGATGCTGGGTAGTGGCTAA